In Bradyrhizobium sp. CCBAU 051011, the following are encoded in one genomic region:
- the glmS gene encoding glutamine--fructose-6-phosphate transaminase (isomerizing), whose product MCGIVGILGKAPVAELLVDSLKRLEYRGYDSAGVATLEGDHLERRRAEGKLKNLEKRLDAEPLKGHTGIGHTRWATHGKPTENNAHPHATERVAVVHNGIIENFRELREALEKKGTVFKTETDTEIVLHLVDSLLQQGIKPVEAVRAALSELRGAFALGFIFAGDDDLMIGARNGPPLAIGHGDGEMYLGSDAIALGPFTDMISYLEDGDWVVLTRKGATIYDKNNAIVHRDAVKHSASTSLVDKANYRHFMAKEIHEQPEVVGHTLARYIDMASERVMLPVKLPFDFKDIQRISITACGTANLAGYVAKYWFERLARVPVEIDIASEFRYREAPLRKGDLAIFISQSGETADTLAALRYAKAQGVHTLSVVNVPTSTIARESETVLQTLAGPEIGVASTKAFTCQLMVLAALAVAAGKARGELSDEDETKLVHGLVEIPRLMAAALTIEPQIEKLARDISKSKDVLYLGRGTSYPLALEGALKLKEISYIHAEGYAAGELKHGPIALIDETMPVVVIAPHDRVFEKTVSNMQEVAARGGNIILMTDAKGAAEATIESLVTIVLPDMAATFTPMVYAIPVQLLAYHTAVVMGTDVDQPRNLAKSVTVE is encoded by the coding sequence ATGTGCGGCATTGTCGGCATTCTTGGAAAAGCTCCGGTCGCGGAGCTTCTGGTAGATTCACTCAAGCGGCTTGAATATCGCGGCTATGACTCCGCTGGTGTCGCCACGCTGGAAGGCGATCACCTCGAACGCCGCCGCGCCGAAGGCAAGCTGAAGAACCTCGAAAAGCGGCTGGATGCAGAACCGCTGAAGGGCCATACCGGCATCGGGCATACCCGCTGGGCAACGCACGGCAAGCCGACTGAGAACAACGCGCATCCGCATGCGACCGAACGCGTCGCTGTGGTTCACAACGGCATCATCGAGAACTTTCGCGAGCTGCGCGAGGCGCTCGAGAAGAAGGGGACGGTCTTCAAGACCGAAACCGATACCGAGATCGTTTTGCACCTGGTCGACAGCCTGCTGCAGCAGGGCATCAAGCCGGTCGAGGCGGTGAGGGCGGCGCTGTCGGAATTGCGTGGCGCGTTCGCGCTCGGCTTCATCTTCGCCGGCGACGACGACCTGATGATCGGCGCCCGCAACGGCCCGCCGCTGGCGATAGGTCATGGCGACGGTGAAATGTATCTGGGTTCGGATGCGATCGCGCTCGGTCCGTTCACCGACATGATCAGCTATCTCGAAGACGGCGACTGGGTGGTGCTGACCCGCAAGGGCGCGACCATCTACGACAAGAACAATGCGATCGTGCACCGCGACGCGGTCAAGCACAGCGCCTCGACCTCGCTGGTCGACAAGGCGAACTACCGCCACTTCATGGCCAAGGAAATCCACGAGCAGCCGGAAGTGGTCGGACACACCCTCGCCAGATACATCGACATGGCGAGCGAGCGCGTGATGTTGCCGGTCAAGCTGCCGTTCGACTTCAAGGATATCCAGCGCATTTCGATCACGGCCTGCGGTACCGCGAACCTTGCCGGCTACGTCGCCAAATACTGGTTCGAGCGGCTGGCGCGGGTGCCGGTCGAAATCGATATCGCATCCGAATTCCGCTACCGCGAGGCACCCTTGCGCAAAGGCGATCTCGCGATCTTCATTTCACAGTCCGGCGAGACCGCCGACACGCTGGCCGCGCTGCGCTACGCCAAGGCGCAGGGCGTTCACACCCTGTCGGTGGTGAACGTGCCGACCTCGACGATCGCGCGCGAAAGCGAAACCGTGCTGCAGACGCTGGCCGGTCCCGAAATCGGCGTCGCTTCGACCAAGGCCTTCACCTGCCAGTTGATGGTGCTGGCCGCGCTCGCGGTCGCTGCCGGCAAGGCACGCGGCGAATTGTCCGACGAGGACGAGACCAAGCTCGTCCATGGCCTGGTCGAGATTCCGCGCCTGATGGCGGCGGCGCTGACCATCGAACCGCAGATCGAGAAGCTGGCGCGCGACATCTCGAAATCAAAGGACGTGCTCTATCTCGGCCGCGGCACCAGCTATCCGCTGGCGCTGGAAGGTGCGCTGAAGCTCAAGGAAATCTCCTACATCCACGCCGAGGGCTATGCCGCCGGCGAACTCAAGCATGGGCCGATCGCGCTGATCGACGAAACCATGCCGGTCGTGGTGATCGCGCCGCATGACCGGGTGTTCGAGAAGACCGTCTCCAACATGCAGGAAGTCGCGGCCCGCGGCGGCAACATCATCCTGATGACCGATGCCAAGGGGGCGGCGGAAGCCACCATCGAATCGCTTGTTACCATCGTGCTCCCGGACATGGCGGCGACGTTCACCCCGATGGTCTATGCCATCCCGGTGCAGCTGCTGGCCTATCATACCGCCGTGGTGATGGGCACGGACGTGGATCAGCCGCGGAATCTCGCCAAATCGGTAACGGTCGAATAG
- a CDS encoding dihydrodipicolinate synthase family protein, producing the protein MTQKIEGIIPVMITPFTANGAIDYPGLGRLVEWYIDNGSDALFAVCQSSEMQFLTLDERVELAAFAKKAAAGRVPVIASGHISESLDDQLAELTAIAATGVDGMVLVTNRLDAKREGGSKFIDDLTWLLDRLPKQLPLGLYECPAPYRRLLSDDELKFCAKSGRFVILKDVSCDLETVKRRVALTRDTPLAIVNANAAIAFDAMKAGSRGFTGVFTNFHPDLYQWLMTEHISHPELADELSVYLALSAMAEPMGYPKLAKLYHQRLGTFACTDSRAVTFDIHEKFWALEALIDKIVEGTEHYRRRIADVAARHPAPISGTASSRSYR; encoded by the coding sequence ATGACGCAGAAGATCGAAGGCATCATTCCCGTGATGATCACGCCGTTCACCGCGAACGGCGCGATCGACTATCCCGGCCTTGGCCGGCTGGTGGAATGGTACATCGACAATGGCTCGGACGCGCTGTTTGCGGTCTGCCAGTCCAGCGAGATGCAGTTTCTCACGCTCGACGAACGCGTCGAGCTCGCCGCTTTCGCCAAGAAGGCCGCCGCAGGCCGCGTGCCGGTGATCGCTTCCGGCCACATCAGCGAAAGCCTGGATGACCAGCTTGCCGAGCTGACCGCGATTGCCGCAACCGGCGTCGACGGCATGGTGCTCGTCACCAACCGCCTCGACGCCAAGCGGGAAGGTGGCAGCAAGTTCATCGACGACCTGACCTGGCTGCTCGACCGGCTGCCGAAGCAGCTTCCGCTTGGACTCTACGAGTGCCCGGCGCCCTATCGCCGTCTGCTCAGCGACGACGAACTGAAATTCTGCGCTAAAAGTGGCCGCTTCGTTATCCTCAAGGATGTCTCCTGCGACCTCGAAACGGTCAAGCGTCGGGTGGCGCTGACCAGGGATACGCCGCTTGCCATCGTCAACGCCAATGCGGCGATTGCCTTTGACGCGATGAAGGCCGGCTCGCGCGGCTTCACCGGCGTGTTCACGAATTTTCATCCCGATCTCTACCAGTGGCTGATGACCGAGCACATCAGCCATCCGGAGCTGGCGGATGAACTCTCGGTCTATCTCGCGCTATCAGCGATGGCCGAACCGATGGGCTATCCGAAGCTCGCAAAGCTCTATCACCAGCGCCTCGGCACGTTCGCCTGCACCGACAGCCGCGCCGTCACCTTCGATATCCACGAAAAATTCTGGGCGCTGGAGGCGCTGATCGACAAAATCGTCGAGGGCACCGAGCACTACCGGCGCCGCATTGCCGACGTCGCGGCGCGTCATCCCGCGCCGATCAGCGGCACGGCTTCGTCGCGTTCATACAGGTAA
- a CDS encoding GMC oxidoreductase, whose product MHRHRSSCRHLPHGAVVNNALRVKGVSNLRVIDASVFAGIP is encoded by the coding sequence GTGCACCGTCACCGTAGTTCCTGTCGGCACCTGCCGCATGGCGCCGTCGTCAATAATGCCTTGCGTGTAAAAGGCGTCTCGAACCTGCGCGTCATCGACGCGTCAGTATTCGCTGGAATCCCTTAG
- a CDS encoding DUF502 domain-containing protein — MNREELPPTAPPDEPVPEGHHAGLVARFRNYFLTGLIVAGPVAITLYLTWWFVNWVDSIVRPFVPTAYRPETYLPFGLPGSGLIVAVVALTLLGFLTANLIGRTLVDLGERLLGRMPVVRAIYRGLKQVFETLFSGKGSSFRKVGLVEFPSPGMWSIVLISQSPSVNIASQLPGQEEHISVFLPCAPNPTTGFFFYVPKSKIIEVDMSTEDAATLIMSAGVVQPGSDPQKRNAALAGMANAARVANSAAALQPAPAKVKVE; from the coding sequence ATGAACCGCGAAGAACTGCCCCCGACCGCGCCCCCGGACGAACCCGTGCCGGAAGGCCATCACGCCGGGCTAGTGGCCCGTTTTCGGAACTACTTTCTGACCGGACTGATTGTCGCAGGCCCGGTCGCCATTACCCTCTATTTGACCTGGTGGTTCGTGAACTGGGTGGACAGCATCGTCCGTCCGTTCGTGCCGACGGCCTACCGGCCGGAAACCTACCTGCCGTTCGGACTGCCCGGCTCGGGGCTGATCGTCGCCGTGGTCGCCCTGACGCTGCTGGGCTTCCTCACCGCCAATTTGATCGGACGGACGCTGGTCGATCTCGGCGAACGGCTGCTCGGCCGCATGCCTGTGGTGCGCGCGATCTATCGCGGCCTGAAGCAGGTATTCGAGACGCTGTTCTCGGGCAAGGGCTCGAGCTTTCGCAAGGTCGGCCTGGTCGAATTTCCCTCGCCCGGCATGTGGTCGATCGTTCTGATCTCGCAGTCGCCGAGCGTGAACATCGCCAGCCAGCTTCCCGGCCAGGAGGAGCATATCTCGGTGTTCCTGCCCTGCGCGCCGAACCCAACCACCGGTTTCTTCTTCTACGTGCCGAAGAGCAAGATCATCGAAGTCGACATGAGCACCGAGGACGCCGCGACCCTGATCATGTCGGCGGGCGTGGTGCAGCCCGGCTCCGATCCACAGAAGCGCAACGCCGCGCTGGCCGGCATGGCGAACGCCGCGCGCGTGGCGAATTCCGCCGCCGCGCTGCAGCCGGCTCCGGCAAAGGTGAAGGTGGAGTAG
- the recG gene encoding ATP-dependent DNA helicase RecG: MRPTLLNPLFAPVTSLPGVGPKQDKLLRYLLDRDETPRLVDLLLHLPASVIDRRARPKIREAAQGTVVTLEVTVDRHRPPPPRNARAPYLVYASDDTGDVVLTFFRAKPGYVEKLLPVGEKRYVSGTLQMYDGIPQIVHPDRVVDEATFSKLSGIDPVYPLTEGLALGSLRRAIAQALQKLPELPEWISPEVIRRCSFPPIREALNRVHVPVELTDILPDGPFWSRLAFDELLAGQLALALVRAQLRRPAGDRNAGDGHLRHKIIDALPYALTSSQREAVAAITADLLQPVRMLRLLQGDVGSGKTVVALLAAAAVTEAGKQAALMAPTEILARQHIKTIAPLAERAGLRVAILTGREKGKERREILARLEAGEIDFLVGTHALIQDDVIFKALALAVVDEQHRFGVRERLALTNKGEAVDVLVLSATPIPRTLVLTYFGDMDVSELREKPAGRQPIDTRAVPASRLDEVVDAVGRALKSGTLVYWICPLVEESEAEGTEHLTNATERFEKLQQRFGDKVGLVHGQMKGAEKDRVMAQFAAHEIGLLVATTVVEVGVDVPAATIMVIENAERFGLAQLHQLRGRIGRGSEASTCLLLYKEPLGEMSKARLKVIRETTDGFRIAEEDLKLRGEGDVLGIRQSGLPGYRIARSDVHAQLITQARDEALRIMKDNPKLRGERGEALRCLLYLYERDEAVPLIGAG; the protein is encoded by the coding sequence ATGCGCCCCACCCTGCTCAATCCGCTGTTTGCGCCGGTCACGAGCCTTCCAGGCGTCGGGCCGAAGCAGGACAAGTTGCTGCGGTATCTGCTCGACCGCGATGAGACGCCGCGGCTGGTCGATCTCTTGCTGCACCTGCCGGCGAGCGTGATCGACCGCCGGGCGCGGCCCAAGATCCGCGAGGCGGCGCAGGGAACCGTGGTGACGCTGGAAGTCACCGTCGACCGCCACCGGCCACCTCCGCCGCGCAATGCCCGCGCGCCCTATCTCGTCTATGCCTCTGACGATACCGGCGACGTGGTGCTGACGTTCTTCCGCGCCAAGCCTGGTTATGTCGAAAAGCTGCTGCCGGTCGGCGAGAAGCGCTACGTATCGGGCACGCTGCAGATGTATGACGGCATTCCGCAGATCGTGCATCCCGACCGCGTGGTGGATGAAGCGACGTTTTCAAAATTGTCCGGCATCGACCCGGTTTATCCGCTGACCGAGGGCCTCGCGCTGGGATCGCTACGCCGCGCGATCGCGCAGGCGCTGCAGAAGCTGCCGGAATTGCCGGAATGGATCAGTCCGGAGGTGATCCGCCGCTGCAGCTTTCCGCCGATCCGGGAAGCGCTGAACCGCGTGCATGTTCCGGTCGAACTCACGGACATTTTGCCTGATGGCCCGTTCTGGTCACGGCTCGCTTTCGACGAACTCTTGGCCGGTCAATTGGCGCTGGCGCTGGTGCGTGCGCAACTCCGGCGTCCGGCCGGCGACCGCAACGCCGGCGACGGCCATCTGCGCCACAAGATCATCGACGCGTTGCCCTATGCGCTGACGTCGTCACAGCGCGAGGCGGTCGCGGCCATCACCGCGGATTTGCTGCAGCCGGTGCGGATGTTGCGGCTGCTGCAGGGCGATGTCGGGTCCGGCAAGACGGTCGTGGCGCTGTTGGCAGCCGCTGCTGTGACTGAAGCCGGCAAGCAGGCTGCGCTGATGGCGCCGACCGAAATCCTCGCCCGCCAGCACATCAAGACCATAGCGCCGCTGGCCGAACGCGCCGGCCTGCGGGTTGCCATCCTGACCGGCCGCGAGAAGGGCAAGGAGCGGCGCGAGATTCTGGCGCGACTCGAAGCCGGCGAAATCGACTTTTTGGTTGGCACGCATGCGCTGATCCAGGACGACGTGATCTTCAAGGCGCTGGCGCTGGCAGTGGTCGACGAACAGCATCGCTTTGGCGTGCGCGAACGGCTCGCGCTGACCAACAAGGGCGAGGCTGTCGACGTGCTGGTCTTGAGCGCGACGCCGATCCCGCGCACGCTGGTGCTCACCTATTTCGGCGACATGGACGTCTCCGAACTGCGCGAGAAGCCGGCCGGCCGGCAGCCGATCGACACCCGTGCGGTCCCGGCCAGCCGGCTCGACGAGGTCGTTGACGCCGTCGGCCGTGCGCTGAAATCAGGCACGCTGGTCTACTGGATCTGTCCGCTGGTCGAGGAATCCGAGGCTGAAGGTACCGAGCATCTCACCAACGCGACGGAGCGGTTTGAGAAACTGCAGCAACGCTTCGGCGACAAGGTCGGTCTCGTCCACGGCCAGATGAAGGGCGCGGAGAAAGACCGCGTGATGGCGCAATTCGCCGCGCACGAGATCGGGCTCCTGGTGGCGACCACGGTGGTCGAGGTCGGCGTCGACGTCCCGGCCGCGACCATCATGGTGATCGAGAACGCCGAGCGCTTCGGCTTGGCGCAATTGCACCAGTTGCGCGGCCGGATCGGGCGCGGCTCGGAGGCGTCTACCTGCCTCCTGCTCTACAAGGAGCCGCTCGGCGAAATGTCGAAGGCGCGGCTGAAGGTGATCCGCGAGACCACCGACGGTTTTCGGATCGCCGAGGAGGATCTGAAGCTGCGCGGCGAAGGCGACGTGCTCGGCATCCGCCAGAGCGGCCTGCCCGGCTACCGCATCGCCCGCTCAGATGTGCACGCCCAACTCATTACGCAAGCCCGCGACGAGGCGCTGCGGATCATGAAGGACAATCCGAAGCTCAGGGGTGAGCGCGGCGAGGCGCTGCGCTGCCTGCTTTACCTGTATGAACGCGACGAAGCCGTGCCGCTGATCGGCGCGGGATGA
- a CDS encoding DUF6236 family protein: MGEAKRRAGKDPSYGKPKRGLIVSCPMQIEGTRLSIKSTSLDAQELRSSLIYFDKLAWPTNNAIHVGGSGPDVDFLSAAKVLELPNVFLSGSFGVEVLILAQAQALRDLDEKNPGTWAIAQGENSLLVKDGTLTDKGGLALELYRAVPVPDKEVPLNEILEFRLKRYDELQALRNEIDRLVSEVNASEDPKATLEEALLRIDEGCSAAIRVCSEWQFPVRLSSLKTSFDLKPFAIVRDGLAAYVAQQHLAQQRR; encoded by the coding sequence GTGGGCGAGGCAAAACGGCGCGCAGGCAAGGATCCCTCATATGGGAAGCCAAAGCGTGGACTCATCGTCAGCTGTCCCATGCAGATCGAAGGCACTCGGCTCTCGATCAAATCTACCTCGTTGGATGCTCAAGAACTTCGAAGCTCACTGATCTACTTCGACAAACTGGCGTGGCCAACGAACAATGCAATTCACGTTGGTGGGAGTGGCCCCGACGTTGACTTCTTGTCAGCGGCCAAAGTCCTCGAGCTACCGAATGTCTTCCTAAGTGGTTCATTTGGAGTCGAAGTCTTAATTCTTGCCCAAGCTCAGGCTCTTCGAGATTTAGACGAAAAGAATCCAGGCACCTGGGCAATTGCTCAAGGCGAGAACTCCTTACTTGTAAAAGATGGAACCCTTACAGACAAAGGGGGCCTAGCGCTCGAACTCTATCGCGCGGTTCCTGTGCCGGATAAAGAAGTCCCCCTAAACGAGATCCTTGAGTTTCGCCTAAAGCGCTATGACGAGCTGCAAGCCCTGAGAAATGAGATCGACCGGCTTGTGTCAGAAGTAAATGCGAGCGAGGATCCTAAGGCAACACTCGAAGAAGCCCTACTTCGCATAGATGAGGGGTGCTCAGCTGCTATCCGGGTATGCTCGGAATGGCAGTTCCCTGTTCGACTTTCGAGCTTGAAGACCTCATTTGATCTGAAGCCATTCGCGATCGTGAGAGATGGGCTTGCCGCTTATGTGGCGCAACAGCACTTGGCACAACAGCGGCGCTGA
- a CDS encoding nuclear transport factor 2 family protein, which yields MTKHASFAEARNQVRAALAAMGSGRPEVYIDCWAKSEDTTLFGAWGPIESGYRRLVETFRWVGHRFKGGALVPEDIVSFESGDLAYTVGFERGEVSVDANAPASMTIRVTHVYRRIDGEWYLVHRHADFPPSDQRTGGVRSVGPDGET from the coding sequence ATGACAAAGCACGCGAGCTTTGCCGAGGCGCGCAACCAAGTCCGAGCAGCGCTTGCCGCGATGGGCTCGGGCCGCCCAGAGGTATACATCGATTGCTGGGCCAAGTCCGAGGACACGACACTGTTTGGTGCGTGGGGTCCGATTGAGAGTGGGTACCGACGTCTTGTCGAAACATTCCGCTGGGTGGGACATCGGTTCAAAGGAGGCGCGTTAGTCCCGGAGGATATCGTCTCGTTTGAAAGCGGTGACCTTGCTTATACGGTGGGCTTCGAACGCGGCGAGGTGTCGGTCGATGCCAACGCTCCAGCCTCGATGACGATCCGCGTGACGCACGTCTATCGCCGTATCGACGGCGAATGGTATCTCGTCCATCGTCACGCCGATTTCCCACCTTCCGACCAGCGCACCGGGGGCGTACGCTCGGTGGGCCCGGATGGGGAAACTTGA
- the prfH gene encoding peptide chain release factor H, with the protein MIRLLFTSGRGPAECRIAVRKAVATLAAEAAALGLETDCVEGPSPDRHGPGSAIVLVHGEAAAAFARPWIGAIQWVAQSPVRPHHKRKNWFIGVFELPAPPEAPKAFAAQDVRFEAFRAGGPGGQHQNKTESAVRATHIASGLSVVAREERSQHRNKALALERMAALLRLQGELEAITARNDAHAAHDRLERGRPVKRFKGDSFRAS; encoded by the coding sequence ATGATCCGTCTTCTCTTCACCAGCGGCCGCGGTCCGGCGGAATGCCGGATCGCGGTCCGGAAAGCCGTCGCAACGCTCGCGGCCGAAGCTGCTGCGCTCGGGCTTGAAACCGACTGCGTAGAAGGCCCGAGCCCGGACAGACATGGTCCGGGCTCGGCCATCGTTCTGGTCCACGGCGAGGCCGCGGCCGCGTTCGCGCGGCCGTGGATCGGCGCTATCCAGTGGGTGGCGCAGAGCCCGGTCCGGCCGCATCACAAGCGGAAGAACTGGTTCATCGGCGTGTTCGAGCTTCCGGCGCCGCCGGAAGCTCCGAAGGCGTTCGCAGCGCAGGATGTCCGCTTCGAAGCCTTCCGGGCCGGCGGCCCTGGCGGCCAGCATCAGAACAAGACCGAGAGCGCCGTGCGCGCCACGCACATCGCCAGCGGGCTCTCGGTCGTCGCGCGGGAGGAGCGCTCGCAGCATCGCAACAAGGCGCTGGCCCTGGAGCGGATGGCGGCGCTGCTCCGGCTGCAGGGTGAGCTCGAAGCCATCACCGCCCGGAACGATGCGCATGCAGCGCATGACCGCCTCGAGCGTGGGCGGCCGGTGAAGCGGTTCAAGGGCGACTCCTTCCGGGCATCGTAG
- a CDS encoding RNA ligase RtcB family protein has product MGTSPKVDGCAPIHVFASSKSWIEGNATLQLQQVAGLPGVRAVAAMPDLHPGKYGPVGCAVLSDHIHPQLVGSDIGCGMGLFELDIAARKLRLDQLAGRLHALDQPWDGDTSSVLTDAGLRATAFDASLGSIGGGNHFCEIQAIEEILEPDIAAQAGLDRDHAYVLIHSGSRGLGFSILEREMRNGQAALDPASEAGSAYMDAHDHAVQWARLNRRIIAERAAATARADLRPVNDLAHNMVERQADAGGNVLALHRKGAAASDRGLVPVPGSRGTLSYLVEPLAAMQTEALASLAHGAGRKYDRASMHGRIRVKRSDVARLERNPYGGIVVCGDRGLLAEEAPEAYKNIERVIEDLVEFGLARVVATLRPLVTFKKAQSNVASSAARREKSWKEDRR; this is encoded by the coding sequence ATGGGCACTTCTCCCAAAGTGGACGGCTGCGCGCCGATCCACGTCTTCGCCTCGTCCAAGTCCTGGATCGAGGGCAACGCTACGCTGCAACTGCAACAGGTCGCCGGATTGCCCGGCGTCCGCGCGGTCGCCGCGATGCCGGACCTTCATCCCGGCAAATACGGCCCCGTGGGCTGCGCTGTGCTGTCGGATCACATTCATCCGCAACTGGTCGGCTCCGACATCGGCTGCGGCATGGGCCTGTTTGAACTCGATATCGCCGCGCGCAAGCTTCGGCTCGACCAACTGGCCGGGCGCTTGCACGCGCTCGATCAGCCATGGGACGGCGATACGAGCAGCGTTCTGACCGACGCCGGTCTTCGCGCGACCGCCTTCGATGCTTCGCTCGGCAGCATCGGCGGCGGCAACCACTTCTGCGAGATCCAGGCGATCGAGGAAATCCTTGAGCCTGACATCGCCGCGCAGGCCGGGCTCGACCGCGACCATGCCTATGTTCTGATCCATTCCGGTTCGCGCGGCCTCGGCTTCTCGATCCTGGAGCGAGAGATGCGGAACGGCCAGGCGGCGCTTGACCCCGCGAGCGAAGCCGGCAGCGCGTACATGGATGCGCATGATCACGCCGTGCAGTGGGCCAGGCTCAACCGCCGCATCATCGCGGAACGCGCTGCGGCCACTGCGCGTGCGGACCTGCGTCCTGTCAACGATCTGGCGCACAACATGGTCGAGCGTCAGGCCGATGCGGGTGGCAACGTGTTGGCGCTGCATCGAAAGGGCGCAGCGGCTTCCGATCGCGGCCTCGTACCGGTGCCGGGATCGCGCGGCACGCTGTCGTATCTGGTGGAGCCGCTGGCGGCGATGCAGACCGAAGCTCTCGCCTCCCTCGCGCATGGCGCAGGCCGCAAATACGATCGCGCATCCATGCACGGCCGTATCAGGGTCAAGAGGTCCGACGTGGCGCGACTGGAGCGCAATCCCTATGGCGGCATCGTCGTCTGCGGCGATCGTGGCCTGCTCGCGGAGGAGGCGCCCGAGGCCTACAAGAACATCGAACGCGTCATCGAAGACCTCGTCGAGTTTGGCCTGGCGCGGGTGGTGGCGACGCTCCGGCCGCTCGTGACGTTCAAGAAGGCGCAATCCAATGTGGCGAGCAGCGCCGCCCGACGGGAGAAATCCTGGAAGGAGGACCGCCGATGA